One genomic window of Coffea eugenioides isolate CCC68of chromosome 1, Ceug_1.0, whole genome shotgun sequence includes the following:
- the LOC113770358 gene encoding uncharacterized protein LOC113770358, producing MMFFLTTLKIAYVLDPSLPEIPAPKDDDSDEVKAQHKKREEDELLCKGHIMNTLSDRLHDLYTAVKLLKEIWNALEYKYNTMKQGADKFFIMQYFDFHITENSSLMDRIHDLQVIVSKLHDLKVEVSESLQVGAVIAKLPTSWIDYKKKLLHTNETFTIDQILKHLCIEEDTRNLQKKQIESDIKVNALSEKNSQNFSGSKRKSPEASTSKDKKKNRVCYK from the coding sequence ATGATGTTTTTCCTGACAACTTTGAAGATTGCTTATGTTCTGGATCCTTCACTTCCTGAAATTCCAGCGCCTAAAGATGATGATTCTGATGAAGTCAAGGCACAACACAAGAAACGCGAAGAGGACGAGTTGCTGTGCAAAGGACACATCATGAATACTCTTTCTGACCGCTTGCATGATCTGTATACTGCAGTCAAGTTGCTAAAGGAAATCTGGAATGCGCTGGAGTACAAGTATAATACGATGAAACAAGGTGCGgacaaattttttattatgcaaTATTTTGATTTTCATATCACTGAGAATTCTTCTCTTATGGATCGGATTCATGATCTCCAAGTGATTGTGTCTAAGTTACATGATCTAAAAGTGGAGGTATCCGAATCTTTGCAAGTTGGAGCAGTAATAGCCAAACTTCCAACCAGTTGGATTGACTATAAGAAAAAGTTGCTCCATACTAATGAAACATTCACTATAGATCAGATTTTAAAACATTTGTGTATTGAAGAAGATACCAGAAATCTTCAAAAGAAGCAAATAGAATCTGATATTAAAGTGAATGCTTTAAGTGAGAAGAATTCACAGAATTTTTCTGGTTCCAAAAGAAAGTCTCCAGAAGCAAGTACATCTAAGGACAAGAAGAAGAATAGAGTCTGCTATAAGTGA